In Solanum lycopersicum chromosome 5, SLM_r2.1, the following are encoded in one genomic region:
- the LOC101261521 gene encoding large ribosomal subunit protein uL10, which translates to MAPKATKAEKKIAYDTKMCQLLDDFTQVLVAAADNVGSNQLQSIRKGLRGDSVVLMGKNTMMKRTIRVHAEKTGNETILNLIPLLVGNVGLIFTKGDLKEVSEEVAKYKVGAPARVGLVAPVDVVVPPGNTGLDPSQTSFFQVLNIPTKINKGTVEIITPVELIKKGDKVGSSEAALLAKLGIRPFSYGLVVLSVYDNGSVFSPEVLDLTEDDLIEKFAMGVSMVTSLALAISYPTLAAAPHMFTNAYKNVLAIAIETDYSFPLADKVKEYLADPSKFAAVAAAPAAAAGSGAAPAAAKEEEKKEEPAEESDDDMGFSLFD; encoded by the exons ATGGCTCCTAAAGCAACTAAGGCTGAGAAGAAGATTGCTTATGACACCAAAATGTGTCAACTTCTGGATGATTTTACTCAGGTGCTTGTGGCTGCTGCTGATAATGTTGGATCTAATCAGCTACAGAGTATTAGAAAGGGTTTGAGAGGTGATTCTGTTGTTCTTATGGGGAAGAATACTATGATGAAGAGAACTATTAGGGTTCATGCTGAGAAAACTGGCAATGAGACCATCCTGAATCTCATCCCTCTCCTTGTT GGTAATGTGGGGTTAATCTTCACCAAGGGTGACCTCAAGGAAGTGAGTGAGGAAGTCGCTAAGTACAAG GTTGGAGCACCTGCTCGTGTTGGTTTGGTGGCTCcagttgatgttgttgttcCTCCTGGTAACACTGGTCTTGACCCATCTCAGACCTCTTTCTTCCAG GTGCTCAACATCCCAACTAAGATTAACAAGGGTACTGTTGAAATTATCACTCCTGTGGAACTCATCAAGAAGGGTGATAAAGTTGGTTCCTCTGAAGCTGCCCTGCTTGCCAAACTTGGTATTAGGCCATTCTCATACGGTCTTGTTGTTCTCTCTGTTTACGACAATGGTTCCGTCTTCAGCCCTGAGGTTCTTGACCTGACTGAGGATGATCTCATTGAGAAGTTTGCCATGGGAGTATCTATGGTTACCTCCTTGGCATTGGCCATCTCTTACCCAACTCTTGCTGCTGCACCCCACATGTTCACCAACGCCTACAAGAATGTGTTGGCCATTGCAATTGAAACCGACTACTCTTTCCCTCTCGCTGACAAAGTGAAGGAATACCTCGCG GATCCAAGTAAGTTTGCCGCTGTTGCTGCCGCTCCTGCTGCAGCTGCTGGTTCTGGAGCTGCTCCTGCTGCTGCTAAAGAGGAGGAGAAGAAGGAAGAGCCTGCTGAGGAGTCAGATGATGACATGGGTTTCAGTTTGTTTGATTAA